In the Paenibacillus pabuli genome, one interval contains:
- a CDS encoding glycoside hydrolase family 32 protein — protein sequence MKMTREQRYRLIEQAEEGEIDKLKALISACSWRQSYHIQPVTGLLNDPNGFSYYQGYYHLFYQWFPLGTEHGMKYWYHVRSTDLVNWEQVGIGIRPGDTFDSHGAYSGSAIVKDDKLHLLYTGNTRDEEWVRHPYQCLAMMDESGSVVKAEQPVISSVPSGYTEHFRDPKVWQDGDTYYCVIGAQRTDETGCTVLYRSSDLTAWEFLGEIQTHLSHFGYMWECPDYIELAGKGVLLFSPQGIESDGDLYNNIFQSGYLIGEPLNLQTREFDHGKFQELDRGFDFYAPQSMEAPDGRRILIGWMGLPDVEYPTDENGWAHCLTIPRQLSLRDGKLIQQPVAEMVKLRQHSAGHSCQMTLENRSETVAAFNGIAYELECEISHFDAETFGIEFRTGREEKTVLQYDRLQQKLILDRSISGAPMGGMNGAVRQCKLNGDVIKLHLFVDTSSVEIFVNDGEEVFTSRIFPSPESTGIRFFANEGKAEFQATKWDY from the coding sequence ATGAAAATGACCAGAGAACAGCGTTACCGACTTATTGAACAGGCGGAAGAAGGAGAGATCGATAAGCTGAAAGCATTGATTTCCGCGTGCTCGTGGAGACAGTCTTATCATATCCAACCCGTTACGGGCTTACTGAATGATCCTAACGGATTTTCATATTACCAAGGATATTATCATCTTTTCTATCAATGGTTTCCTCTGGGAACAGAGCACGGAATGAAATATTGGTATCACGTCCGCTCGACAGATCTTGTGAACTGGGAGCAGGTAGGAATCGGCATCCGTCCGGGTGATACATTCGATTCGCATGGGGCCTATTCAGGAAGTGCGATTGTCAAGGATGACAAGCTGCATCTGCTCTACACAGGCAACACCAGGGATGAAGAATGGGTCAGACATCCGTATCAGTGCTTGGCGATGATGGATGAAAGCGGTTCAGTGGTGAAAGCCGAGCAGCCAGTTATATCCTCGGTACCGTCCGGGTACACAGAACATTTCAGGGATCCGAAAGTTTGGCAAGACGGAGATACCTATTATTGTGTGATTGGAGCACAGCGGACGGACGAGACAGGCTGTACAGTGCTGTATCGATCATCTGACCTCACAGCGTGGGAGTTTCTGGGTGAGATCCAGACTCATCTGTCACATTTCGGCTATATGTGGGAGTGTCCGGATTACATCGAGCTGGCTGGCAAGGGCGTGCTTCTTTTTTCGCCGCAGGGCATCGAAAGTGACGGGGATTTGTATAACAACATTTTTCAGTCGGGTTACCTGATTGGCGAGCCATTGAATCTTCAGACGAGAGAGTTTGATCACGGCAAGTTTCAGGAATTGGATCGCGGGTTCGATTTCTATGCTCCTCAGTCGATGGAAGCGCCGGATGGAAGACGCATACTGATTGGATGGATGGGACTTCCGGATGTCGAGTATCCAACCGATGAGAATGGGTGGGCGCATTGCCTTACGATCCCGCGGCAGCTGTCATTGAGAGACGGAAAACTCATTCAACAGCCTGTCGCTGAAATGGTGAAGCTGCGTCAGCATTCTGCGGGGCACAGTTGTCAAATGACACTTGAGAACAGATCTGAAACCGTTGCTGCATTCAACGGGATTGCCTATGAACTGGAGTGTGAAATTAGTCATTTTGATGCTGAAACTTTCGGGATTGAATTTCGAACAGGCCGTGAAGAAAAGACTGTTTTGCAATACGACCGCCTCCAGCAGAAATTAATACTGGACCGTTCCATATCAGGTGCTCCAATGGGAGGGATGAATGGTGCGGTACGCCAATGCAAACTGAACGGAGATGTGATCAAGTTACATTTGTTTGTGGATACGTCTTCGGTTGAAATCTTTGTCAACGATGGGGAAGAGGTTTTCACAAGCCGGATTTTCCCGAGCCCTGAAAGTACGGGGATTCGTTTTTTTGCGAATGAAGGCAAGGCTGAATTCCAAGCGACCAAATGGGATTACTAG